A region of Vitis riparia cultivar Riparia Gloire de Montpellier isolate 1030 chromosome 1, EGFV_Vit.rip_1.0, whole genome shotgun sequence DNA encodes the following proteins:
- the LOC117918324 gene encoding transmembrane emp24 domain-containing protein p24delta9-like, which produces MIMNKKMMIGVVAGVILNLGFLLGGVQSIRFELQSGHTKCIAEDIKADSMTVGKYSVVNPNDGYPIPDSHKVTVRVTSAYGNNYHYADHVDSGQFAFPAAEAGDYMACFWVVYHKPPLTLTIDLDWKTGVAAKDWSNVAKKGQVDVMELELKKLYDTVTSIHEEMFYLRGREEEMQELNQATNSRMAWLSFLSLFVCLSVAGLQLWHLKNFFERKKLL; this is translated from the exons ATGATCATGaataagaagatgatgattGGTGTAGTAGCAGGGGTGATTCTGAATCTAGGGTTTCTACTCGGGGGCGTCCAATCCATTCGATTTGAACTCCAATCAGGCCACACCAAATGCATTGCTGAAGACATCAAGGCCGATTCCATGACCGTCGGCAAATACTCTGTCGTTAACCCTAACGACGGCTATCCTATTCCCGATTCACATAAAGTCACTGTTCGG GTGACTTCTGCCTATGGCAATAACTATCACTATGCGGATCATGTTGATTCTGGCCAGTTCGCTTTTCCGGCGGCCGAGGCCGGGGACTATATGGCTTGTTTTTGGGTTGTGTATCACAAGCCGCCCTTGACGTTGACCATTGATTTAGATTGGAAAACGGGAGTGGCCGCCAAGGACTGGTCCAATGTTGCCAAGAAAGGCCAGGTCGAC GTGATGGAATTAGAGCTGAAGAAGTTGTATGACACTGTTACGTCAATTCACGAAGAGATGTTTTATCTTCGAGGAAG GGAAGAAGAAATGCAGGAGCTTAACCAAGCAACTAACTCAAGAATGGCATGGCTGAGTTTTCTTTcactatttgtttgtttgtcagTGGCGGGCTTGCAACTATGGCACTTGAAGAACTTTTTTGAGAGGAAGAAACTCCTCTAG